From the Oryza glaberrima chromosome 5, OglaRS2, whole genome shotgun sequence genome, one window contains:
- the LOC127775047 gene encoding LEAF RUST 10 DISEASE-RESISTANCE LOCUS RECEPTOR-LIKE PROTEIN KINASE-like 1.2 isoform X1, which produces MPPLLFHLLVLSVVVVGGGGAATAGGGTYDAAICASPIFCGDHVEIKYPFYLSNTTDQVVVVDGNTSYCGYPWLGIICDHDRAILRLGNYNYTVLEINHGNHTVTVADSDALDGGDCPRVKHNVTLPPVLTFPSPSNDSVTFFFDCYPAADVVLRPPPYIRPINCSSFVDFQLGPSFVAAQPDVDVREERGWLGVCKEVVVAPVLKDWLENDYGVLGGDGYGAVLKRGFQLSWDPTAGMCHGCEVSGGRCSYDGNTTFLGCLCSDGHVSKTDCGSKMSKKKAIAIATSIASGVLFLLLLVVSFLYIRKRRQYKMTSSSRLLKYTTSGGTPRSKGSSDKFMESGSFHYLQTHHFAYEELEEATDGFSDARELGDGGFGTVYKGELRDGRVVAVKRLYNNSCRRVEQFVNEAAILSRLRHPNLVLFYGCTSSRSRELLLVYEFVPNGTVADHLHGHRAPERALTWPLRLNVAVEAAAALAYLHAVEPAPIVHRDVKTNNILLDANFHVKVADFGLSRLFPRDATHVSTAPQGTPGYVDPEYHQCYQLTDKSDVYSFGVVLVELISSKPAVDVTRDRDEINLAGMAVNKIQRCQVDQLVDDELGYSSDEATRKTMTMVAELAFRCLQHNGEMRPPIKEVADVLRGIQDECRAAEKGGKRGSPCSPNTVHAPWDSMSTTPNTSQ; this is translated from the exons ATGCCGCCACTACTCTTCCACCTCCTAGTactctccgtcgtcgtcgtcggcggcggtggcgcggccacTGCCGGCGGCGGAACGTACGACGCCGCCATATGCGCGAGCCCAATCTTCTGCGGCGACCACGTGGAGATCAAGTACCCTTTCTACCTCTCCAACACGACGGatcaggtcgtcgtcgtcgacgggaACACCAGCTACTGCGGCTACCCGTGGCTGGGCATCATCTGCGACCACGACCGCGCCATCCTGCGACTCGGGAATTACAACTACACCGTCCTGGAGATCAACCACGGCAACCACACCGTCACGGTGGCCGACTCCGacgcgctcgacggcggcgactgccCGAGGGTGAAGCACAACGTCACCCTCCCTCCGGTGCTCACGTTCCCGAGCCCCAGCAACGACAGCGTCACCTTCTTCTTCGACTGCTACCCCGCGGCCGACGTCgtgctgcggccgccgccgtacaTCCGCCCGATCAACTGCAGCAGCTTCGTCGACTTCCAGCTGGGGCCGTCTTTCGTGGCGGCGCAGCCTGACGTGGACGTGcgagaagagaggggatggTTGGGGGTGTgcaaggaggtggtggtggcgccggtgCTCAAGGATTGGCTCGAGAACGACTACGGCGTATTGGGCGGTGATGGATACGGCGCCGTGCTGAAGCGCGGGTTCCAGCTGAGCTGGGACCCGACGGCGGGGATGTGCCATGGTTGCGAGGTATCCGGGGGACGCTGCAGCTACGACGGGAACACCACGTTCCTGGGATGCCTGTGCTCCGAtggccacgtcagcaaaacagACTGCG GATCAAAGATGTCGAAGAAAAAGGCTATTGCAATAG CAACCTCCATCGCCTCCGGTGTTCTGTTCCTGCTTCTCCTCGTTGTGTCCTTCTTGTACATTCGCAAGAGGAGACAGTACAAGATGACCTCGTCGTCGAGGCTGCTCAAGTACACCACCTCCGGCGGGACGCCGCGGTCGAAAGGCAGCAGCGACAAGTTCATGGAGTCCGGCAGCTTCCACTACCTGCAGACCCACCACTTCGCCTACGAGGAGCTCGAGGAGGCCACCGACGGCTTCAGCGACGCCCgcgagctcggcgacggcggcttcggCACCGTCTACAAAG GTGAGCTCCGAGATGGCCGCGTGGTGGCCGTGAAGAGGCTGTACAACAACAGCTGCCGGCGAGTGGAGCAGTTCGTGAACGAGGCGGCGATACTGTCGCGGCTGCGCCACCCGAACCTCGTGCTGTTCTACGGGTGCACGTCCAGCCGCAGCCGGGAGCTGCTGCTGGTGTACGAGTTCGTGCCCAACGGCACCGTCGCGGACCACCTGcacggccaccgcgcgccgGAGCGCGCCCTGACATGGCCGCTCCGCCTCAacgtcgccgtcgaggccgccgccgcgctggcgtACCTCCACGCCGTCGAGCCGGCGCCCATCGTGCACCGCGACGTCAAGACCaacaacatcctcctcgacgccaACTTCCACGTGAAGGTCGCCGACTTCGGCCTCTCCCGCCTCTTCCCGCGTGACGCCACTCACGTCTCCACCGCGCCGCAGGGCACGCCAGG GTATGTGGATCCGGAGTACCACCAGTGCTACCAGCTGACGGACaagagcgacgtgtacagcttcggcgtggTGCTCGTGGAGCTCATCTCGTCGAAGCCGGCGGTGGACGTGACGCGGGACCGCGACGAGATCAACCTGGCCGGCATGGCGGTCAACAAGATCCAGAGGTGCCAGGTGGACCAGCTGGTGGACGACGAGCTCGGGTACAGCTCCGACGaggcgacgaggaagacgatgacCATGGTCGCCGAGCTGGCGTTCCGGTGCCTGCAGCACAACGGCGAGATGCGGCCGCCGATCAAGGAGGTGGCCGACGTCCTCCGGGGAATCCAGGACGAGTGCAGGGCGGCGGAGAAAGGCGGCAAGAGGGGCTCGCCGTGCTCGCCCAACACCGTGCACGCGCCATGGGACAGCATGAGCACGACGCCGAACACTAGCCAGTAA
- the LOC127775047 gene encoding LEAF RUST 10 DISEASE-RESISTANCE LOCUS RECEPTOR-LIKE PROTEIN KINASE-like 1.2 isoform X2, producing MHPLCALPLLIIILLSSVPPSVQESGDYFRYTNCTPASYQCGSLKLDIDYPFSANGVHRPDYCSYPGYRLICNPDNKLMIHMNSTAFQVTGIDYGNKFLAVIDQTQPQDTCPDRYHNTTIDESRFMYTDRDQFLTAYVNCSAKSSSLPFFYDLVSCISGGSSYYRLHKNKDDSLESDFLGSCSSTIVVPCNSTMAGSLAAGNSSLADVIRGGFTARWKVGLGWCSDCKASGGHCGFNGSFPDQYTCYCPYGQAIGSCSSSGSKMSKKKAIAIATSIASGVLFLLLLVVSFLYIRKRRQYKMTSSSRLLKYTTSGGTPRSKGSSDKFMESGSFHYLQTHHFAYEELEEATDGFSDARELGDGGFGTVYKGELRDGRVVAVKRLYNNSCRRVEQFVNEAAILSRLRHPNLVLFYGCTSSRSRELLLVYEFVPNGTVADHLHGHRAPERALTWPLRLNVAVEAAAALAYLHAVEPAPIVHRDVKTNNILLDANFHVKVADFGLSRLFPRDATHVSTAPQGTPGYVDPEYHQCYQLTDKSDVYSFGVVLVELISSKPAVDVTRDRDEINLAGMAVNKIQRCQVDQLVDDELGYSSDEATRKTMTMVAELAFRCLQHNGEMRPPIKEVADVLRGIQDECRAAEKGGKRGSPCSPNTVHAPWDSMSTTPNTSQ from the exons ATGCATCCCCTATGTGCGTTGCCATTGCTCATCATCATCCTACTCTCATCGGTGCCACCTTCTGTGCAAGAATCCGGTGACTACTTCCGGTACACAAATTGCACCCCAGCTTCTTACCAGTGCGGATCACTCAAGCTCGACATCGATTACCCCTTCTCGGCGAATGGCGTCCACCGTCCAGACTACTGCTCTTACCCAGGATACCGTCTCATCTGCAACCCAGACAACAAGCTCATGATCCACATGAATTCCACCGCGTTCCAGGTTACAGGTATCGACTATGGCAACAAGTTTCTTGCGGTCATCGATCAAACTCAACCTCAGGATACATGCCCGGATCGCTATCACAACACCACCATCGACGAGAGCAGGTTCATGTACACAGATCGTGATCAGTTCCTGACGGCCTATGTCAACTGCAGTGCCAAGTCTTCCTCTCTGCCTTTTTTCTATGATCTTGTGTCGTGCATTTCTGGGGGAAGCTCCTACTATAGGTTGCACAAGAACAAGGATGACTCGTTGGAATCAGATTTTCTGGGATCATGCAGCTCAACTATCGTTGTTCCATGCAACTCAACCATGGCAGGCTCATTGGCTGCTGGAAATTCTAGCCTTGCGGATGTGATTAGAGGAGGTTTCACGGCGAGATGGAAAGTTGGGCTAGGTTGGTGTAGTGATTGTAAGGCTTCTGGAGGGCATTGTGGGTTTAATGGCAGTTTTCCTGATCAGTATACATGTTACTGCCCTTATGGTCAAGCTATTGGATCATGTTCTTCATCAG GATCAAAGATGTCGAAGAAAAAGGCTATTGCAATAG CAACCTCCATCGCCTCCGGTGTTCTGTTCCTGCTTCTCCTCGTTGTGTCCTTCTTGTACATTCGCAAGAGGAGACAGTACAAGATGACCTCGTCGTCGAGGCTGCTCAAGTACACCACCTCCGGCGGGACGCCGCGGTCGAAAGGCAGCAGCGACAAGTTCATGGAGTCCGGCAGCTTCCACTACCTGCAGACCCACCACTTCGCCTACGAGGAGCTCGAGGAGGCCACCGACGGCTTCAGCGACGCCCgcgagctcggcgacggcggcttcggCACCGTCTACAAAG GTGAGCTCCGAGATGGCCGCGTGGTGGCCGTGAAGAGGCTGTACAACAACAGCTGCCGGCGAGTGGAGCAGTTCGTGAACGAGGCGGCGATACTGTCGCGGCTGCGCCACCCGAACCTCGTGCTGTTCTACGGGTGCACGTCCAGCCGCAGCCGGGAGCTGCTGCTGGTGTACGAGTTCGTGCCCAACGGCACCGTCGCGGACCACCTGcacggccaccgcgcgccgGAGCGCGCCCTGACATGGCCGCTCCGCCTCAacgtcgccgtcgaggccgccgccgcgctggcgtACCTCCACGCCGTCGAGCCGGCGCCCATCGTGCACCGCGACGTCAAGACCaacaacatcctcctcgacgccaACTTCCACGTGAAGGTCGCCGACTTCGGCCTCTCCCGCCTCTTCCCGCGTGACGCCACTCACGTCTCCACCGCGCCGCAGGGCACGCCAGG GTATGTGGATCCGGAGTACCACCAGTGCTACCAGCTGACGGACaagagcgacgtgtacagcttcggcgtggTGCTCGTGGAGCTCATCTCGTCGAAGCCGGCGGTGGACGTGACGCGGGACCGCGACGAGATCAACCTGGCCGGCATGGCGGTCAACAAGATCCAGAGGTGCCAGGTGGACCAGCTGGTGGACGACGAGCTCGGGTACAGCTCCGACGaggcgacgaggaagacgatgacCATGGTCGCCGAGCTGGCGTTCCGGTGCCTGCAGCACAACGGCGAGATGCGGCCGCCGATCAAGGAGGTGGCCGACGTCCTCCGGGGAATCCAGGACGAGTGCAGGGCGGCGGAGAAAGGCGGCAAGAGGGGCTCGCCGTGCTCGCCCAACACCGTGCACGCGCCATGGGACAGCATGAGCACGACGCCGAACACTAGCCAGTAA